One Endozoicomonas gorgoniicola DNA window includes the following coding sequences:
- the pepN gene encoding aminopeptidase N, protein MKDAQPSTIYLKDYQAPDYWIDTTHLTFDLHEDHTLVTAVLQMRLNEDANRGEALPALTLHGEELDLVSLHRDGEELEKDQYQLVKGSLTLPVEQPRFQLQIVTRIRPQENTSLEGLYKSNGMFCTQCEAEGFRKITYYLDRPDVMSVFTTKVIASQARYPVLLANGNAIDRGELDNDRHYVTWEDPFKKPSYLFALVAGDLEYVEDHFTTMNGREVTLRLFTESHNIHKCDHAMVSLKKSMKWDEEVYGREYDLDIFMIVAVDHFNMGAMENKGLNIFNSSCVLASPETATDATYQKIEAIVAHEYFHNWSGNRVTCRDWFQLSLKEGFTVFRDAEFSADMNSRGVKRIQDAAVLRTAQFAEDAGPMAHPIRPESFIEISNFYTLTVYEKGCEVVRMIHTLLGADQFRKGTDLYFDRHDGEAATCEDFVKAMEDASGVDLTQFRNWYSQSGTPVITVTDRYEAETGDYHLTIAQSCPATPGQEHKKPFHIPLGLALLDEQGQLLPLNAEGGNSEGNREQVLSIKQSEETFVFKGCKSKPLPSLLRNFSAPVRVRYDYSKDDLVFLMKHDTDSFNRWDACQRLGVMAIEQLVEQFDEQAEQAVDSQLVDAFGALIADPKLEHAVKAEMLCLPTEASLAEQAEEIKPLAIVAARKKVKQAIAETHSAALLALYNELHNELNHGDYRPEASDIAKRTLKNVCLGYLAAVDDAGYLQRSAEQYNAASSMTDRRAALGCIVNARHRDEHLVEQMLTDFYDRYKDDANVMDDWFAVQSSSAELGTVEKVKALMQHDSFDSTSPNKLRALIGGFTRNMTHFHTTGGAGYEFLADRVIELDKQNPQVASRVMMPLTRWKKFEPVASGLMKKALQRIKAVHDLSTDVYEVVNKSL, encoded by the coding sequence ATGAAAGACGCACAACCCAGCACTATTTATTTGAAAGATTATCAGGCACCTGATTACTGGATTGATACCACCCATCTGACCTTTGACCTGCATGAGGATCACACTCTGGTCACTGCGGTTTTACAGATGCGCCTGAATGAAGATGCCAACCGTGGCGAAGCTTTGCCTGCTCTGACGCTTCATGGTGAGGAGCTGGATCTGGTCAGCCTGCATCGGGATGGAGAGGAGCTGGAAAAAGATCAGTACCAGCTGGTAAAAGGCAGTCTGACTCTGCCCGTTGAACAGCCACGTTTCCAGTTGCAGATTGTGACCCGTATTCGTCCTCAGGAAAATACGTCGCTGGAAGGTTTGTACAAATCCAACGGTATGTTCTGTACCCAGTGTGAGGCCGAAGGTTTCCGCAAGATTACTTATTATCTGGATCGCCCCGATGTCATGTCGGTGTTTACCACTAAAGTTATTGCCAGTCAGGCGCGCTATCCGGTACTGCTGGCAAACGGTAATGCGATTGACCGGGGTGAGCTGGATAACGACCGTCATTATGTCACCTGGGAAGACCCGTTTAAAAAGCCGAGCTATCTGTTTGCGCTGGTGGCGGGTGATCTGGAGTACGTTGAAGATCATTTCACCACTATGAATGGTCGGGAAGTGACACTGCGACTCTTCACCGAATCCCACAATATTCATAAGTGCGATCACGCCATGGTCTCCCTGAAAAAATCCATGAAATGGGATGAAGAGGTCTATGGTCGTGAATACGACCTGGATATCTTTATGATCGTGGCCGTGGATCACTTTAATATGGGTGCCATGGAAAATAAGGGGCTGAATATCTTCAATTCGTCGTGCGTACTGGCCAGTCCGGAAACCGCCACTGATGCCACCTACCAGAAGATTGAAGCCATTGTTGCCCATGAATATTTCCATAACTGGTCCGGCAACCGGGTGACCTGTCGGGACTGGTTCCAGCTGAGTTTGAAGGAAGGCTTTACGGTGTTCCGTGACGCTGAGTTTTCTGCTGACATGAACTCCCGTGGCGTAAAGCGGATTCAGGATGCTGCTGTGTTGCGTACTGCGCAGTTTGCCGAAGATGCCGGACCTATGGCGCACCCGATTCGTCCAGAGTCGTTTATTGAGATTTCCAACTTCTACACCCTGACGGTCTATGAAAAAGGCTGTGAAGTGGTGCGGATGATTCATACCCTGCTTGGAGCGGATCAGTTCCGCAAAGGCACCGACCTGTACTTTGATCGTCACGATGGCGAAGCGGCTACCTGTGAAGACTTTGTTAAAGCCATGGAAGACGCTTCCGGTGTTGATCTGACACAGTTCAGGAACTGGTACAGCCAGTCCGGTACGCCGGTGATTACCGTGACAGACCGCTATGAGGCGGAGACGGGAGATTATCATCTGACCATCGCCCAGAGCTGTCCTGCGACACCGGGACAGGAACACAAGAAACCGTTCCATATTCCCCTGGGTCTGGCACTGCTGGATGAGCAGGGTCAGCTGTTGCCACTGAATGCAGAGGGCGGCAACTCAGAAGGAAACAGGGAGCAGGTTCTGTCCATTAAACAGTCAGAAGAAACCTTTGTTTTCAAAGGCTGCAAGAGTAAGCCTCTGCCGTCGCTGCTGCGTAACTTCTCGGCACCGGTACGTGTTCGCTATGACTACAGCAAAGACGACCTGGTGTTCCTGATGAAACACGACACTGATAGTTTTAATCGCTGGGATGCCTGTCAGCGTCTGGGGGTTATGGCGATTGAACAGCTGGTTGAGCAGTTTGATGAACAAGCGGAGCAGGCCGTTGACTCGCAGCTGGTGGATGCCTTTGGTGCCTTGATTGCGGACCCGAAACTGGAACATGCTGTTAAGGCAGAAATGCTCTGCCTGCCTACTGAAGCCAGTCTGGCGGAACAGGCTGAGGAGATTAAGCCTCTGGCGATTGTCGCTGCCCGCAAAAAGGTGAAACAGGCCATTGCTGAAACGCACTCAGCGGCATTGCTGGCTTTGTATAACGAGCTGCATAACGAGCTAAACCACGGTGATTATCGACCTGAAGCCTCTGATATTGCCAAGAGAACCCTTAAGAATGTCTGTCTGGGTTATCTGGCAGCGGTGGATGATGCGGGGTATTTGCAGCGGTCGGCTGAACAGTATAACGCTGCCTCCAGTATGACGGATCGACGGGCTGCTCTGGGCTGTATTGTGAATGCACGTCATCGTGATGAACATCTGGTTGAACAGATGTTGACCGATTTTTATGACCGTTATAAAGACGACGCCAATGTTATGGACGACTGGTTTGCGGTGCAGTCCTCCAGTGCGGAACTGGGTACTGTGGAGAAGGTAAAGGCATTGATGCAGCATGACAGTTTTGACTCAACCAGTCCGAACAAGCTACGTGCGCTGATTGGTGGCTTCACCCGCAATATGACCCACTTCCATACGACAGGTGGCGCTGGTTATGAATTTCTTGCCGACCGGGTGATAGAGCTGGATAAACAGAATCCCCAGGTGGCTTCCCGTGTCATGATGCCTTTGACGCGCTGGAAGAAATTTGAGCCGGTTGCGAGCGGCTTAATGAAAAAAGCCTTGCAGCGAATCAAGGCGGTGCATGACCTTTCTACCGATGTGTATGAGGTGGTGAACAAGAGCCTGTAA
- a CDS encoding RNA recognition motif domain-containing protein — MQQKNKLFIGNLAFSATEQELEEAFGAFGEIQEAKIILDRETGRSRGFAFVTFASDADANEALALDGQNLSGRDMRVSVATERPRRQGGGNREGGRRF; from the coding sequence ATGCAACAGAAAAACAAACTGTTCATCGGTAACCTGGCTTTTTCAGCAACCGAGCAGGAGCTGGAAGAAGCCTTTGGGGCATTCGGTGAAATTCAGGAAGCGAAAATCATCCTGGATCGTGAAACCGGTCGTTCACGTGGTTTTGCTTTTGTCACCTTCGCTTCTGATGCCGACGCTAACGAAGCTCTTGCTCTGGACGGTCAAAACCTGTCTGGCCGTGACATGCGTGTAAGCGTTGCTACTGAGCGCCCACGTCGTCAGGGTGGTGGCAACCGCGAAGGTGGTCGTCGTTTCTAA
- a CDS encoding SDR family oxidoreductase produces the protein MYTVLITGANRGLGLEFVHQYADKGWNIIACCRNPQSAKSLAAVAQEYGKIELQALDVAIESDIQALAERLGERAIDHLVLNAGVLGENCAELGHMNQADWLNVLSVNTVAPALLIQALKDNLAASTYKTIAALSTRVASIEDNGSGGMYSYRASKAALNQILVSAANNLREQGVKTVALHPGWVQTDMGGEKATFTPRESVAGMMSIISQLTDEQSGSFWAFDGSTIPW, from the coding sequence ATGTATACCGTTTTAATTACCGGAGCCAATCGTGGTCTTGGGTTGGAGTTTGTCCACCAGTATGCAGACAAGGGGTGGAATATTATTGCCTGCTGCCGCAATCCACAAAGTGCAAAATCACTGGCGGCAGTGGCGCAGGAATACGGAAAGATTGAGCTGCAGGCACTGGATGTTGCCATCGAGTCTGATATTCAGGCACTGGCAGAACGTCTTGGAGAACGTGCTATTGACCATCTCGTCCTTAACGCTGGGGTTTTAGGTGAAAACTGCGCTGAGCTGGGCCATATGAATCAGGCTGACTGGCTGAATGTGCTGTCTGTCAACACGGTTGCTCCGGCCCTGTTAATTCAGGCGTTGAAGGATAACCTTGCTGCCAGCACTTATAAAACCATCGCGGCTCTGTCCACTCGTGTTGCCAGCATTGAAGATAATGGATCGGGAGGAATGTACAGCTATCGGGCTTCGAAGGCGGCTCTGAACCAGATTCTTGTGAGTGCGGCTAACAACTTGCGGGAGCAGGGGGTCAAAACGGTTGCTTTGCACCCTGGCTGGGTACAGACCGATATGGGAGGAGAAAAAGCGACTTTCACCCCCCGGGAAAGTGTTGCGGGAATGATGAGTATTATCAGTCAGCTGACTGATGAGCAATCCGGCAGCTTTTGGGCCTTTGATGGCAGCACTATCCCCTGGTGA
- a CDS encoding rhomboid family intramembrane serine protease, producing the protein MYRALVIPGHKDLSPLSYFLYRQGLPHKITEEAGQLVIWTASEEQGDVVKQVYSDWEAGLLKLEQAPARQGVNVEGIIKSIPWRRFPVTMLFLAACLVVAVLTQLGENIGMVSHFTFVKIKVSGPYAYFASLAQTLDSGEYWRLLSPIFLHFGIIHLAFNMLWLFDLGRRIEFRQGGVHLFGLVIFTGLLSNFAQFVFGGDTAIFGGFSGVIYGFLGYCLAREKIDPRCRFGVPPAIYGFMLVWLAIGYTGILGAIGFGNMANAAHSGGLVSGLLTGALAGVFLRKPES; encoded by the coding sequence ATGTACAGGGCTCTGGTGATACCAGGACATAAAGATTTAAGTCCACTGTCTTATTTTTTATACCGGCAGGGTCTGCCCCATAAGATCACTGAAGAAGCCGGACAGCTGGTTATCTGGACGGCCAGTGAAGAGCAGGGCGATGTCGTCAAACAGGTTTATAGTGACTGGGAAGCCGGTTTGCTGAAACTGGAGCAGGCACCTGCCCGTCAGGGCGTTAATGTGGAAGGCATTATTAAAAGCATTCCCTGGCGACGCTTTCCGGTGACAATGCTGTTTCTGGCAGCCTGTCTGGTTGTGGCGGTTTTGACCCAGCTGGGTGAAAACATTGGCATGGTCAGCCATTTTACCTTTGTCAAAATCAAAGTGAGCGGGCCATACGCCTATTTTGCCAGCCTTGCCCAGACACTGGATTCCGGCGAGTACTGGCGGCTGCTCAGCCCGATATTCCTGCATTTTGGCATTATTCATCTGGCGTTTAATATGCTCTGGCTGTTTGATCTGGGACGACGTATTGAGTTTCGTCAGGGTGGGGTGCATCTGTTTGGTCTTGTCATCTTTACCGGGCTTCTGTCTAACTTTGCCCAGTTTGTGTTTGGTGGAGACACAGCGATATTCGGTGGTTTTTCTGGCGTGATTTATGGCTTTCTTGGCTATTGCCTGGCTCGTGAGAAGATTGACCCGCGTTGTCGTTTTGGTGTGCCTCCAGCCATTTATGGCTTTATGCTGGTGTGGCTGGCGATTGGCTACACCGGCATTCTGGGCGCTATTGGTTTTGGTAACATGGCCAATGCTGCGCATTCCGGCGGGCTAGTGTCGGGCTTGTTGACTGGTGCGTTGGCGGGGGTGTTTTTACGCAAGCCTGAAAGCTGA
- a CDS encoding DUF2797 domain-containing protein, whose amino-acid sequence MSIDVTEADGTVTGNLRKMVSELQGTVVYQLPVGDDLITMNNLIGCKIVLDYQGEINCCHCGRKTKKSFSQGYCYPCFKKLPQCDICIMSPEKCHYHQGTCRDARWGEQFCMTDHVVYLANSSGLKVGITRASQMPTRWIDQGATQAMAFMRVATRQQSGLLESLFKEFVADRTNWRAMLKGTAEPLDLATSARELMDMNRSRITALQEQFGIQAIQPVATPTMIDILYPVEQYPSKISSLSFDKTPTIEGVLQGIKGQYLILDTGVLNIRKHTSYQVSFTHCA is encoded by the coding sequence GTGTCAATTGACGTTACAGAAGCGGATGGTACAGTGACCGGAAACCTGCGTAAAATGGTGTCTGAATTGCAGGGAACTGTCGTTTATCAGTTGCCGGTTGGTGATGACCTGATCACGATGAACAATCTGATTGGCTGCAAAATTGTTCTGGACTATCAGGGTGAGATCAACTGTTGTCACTGTGGTCGCAAAACGAAAAAGAGTTTTAGTCAGGGTTACTGTTATCCCTGTTTTAAAAAACTGCCCCAGTGCGATATCTGCATTATGAGTCCGGAAAAGTGCCACTATCATCAGGGAACCTGTCGGGATGCCCGGTGGGGGGAGCAGTTCTGTATGACTGACCATGTGGTCTATCTGGCAAACTCTTCCGGCCTGAAAGTGGGCATTACCCGGGCATCGCAGATGCCAACCCGCTGGATTGACCAGGGAGCCACCCAGGCCATGGCGTTTATGCGGGTGGCTACCCGTCAACAGTCTGGTCTGCTGGAAAGCCTGTTTAAAGAGTTTGTTGCCGACCGTACTAACTGGCGAGCCATGTTGAAAGGCACTGCCGAACCTCTGGATCTGGCGACCTCTGCCCGGGAACTGATGGATATGAACCGTTCCCGCATCACCGCTTTGCAGGAACAGTTTGGCATTCAGGCGATTCAGCCGGTTGCCACCCCGACGATGATTGATATTCTCTACCCGGTTGAGCAGTATCCCTCAAAAATCAGCTCACTGTCGTTTGATAAAACACCCACAATAGAAGGTGTGCTACAGGGCATTAAAGGGCAGTACCTGATACTGGATACCGGTGTGCTGAATATCCGCAAACACACTTCGTATCAGGTCAGTTTTACGCATTGCGCATAA
- a CDS encoding trans-sulfuration enzyme family protein → MTTNPSVSLLKTLSPIRNSTECQEAPELAKEQLLHFGIKPGSEYGQALLKATTHLYQTFGELNQVEALNNTLDSLPQTDRISYFNAKKFLCFQLAKLIDTLQPSLRASYQALNMDISSRAVKGDYPLFANVGALFSATPAIVRTATYLYACTEWVEDAFKGMESSHPIYSRLLNPTSISLANTIVTLEAGKYAADYMAWNFNSGMAAIDGLLGNQLRHGDILLASRNVYGGTFQLIKDFYARTDRLDIQLEWFDGYTGDEFAERMEAVRRQHQQALNEGKRLFVYLESPCNPHGYVLDVPEICRISHQHNHLVMLDSTLATPFLSRPLRHPDKTCRPDWVIHSYTKDISGGGSTTAGGVIGESFRMFLPKGQQHNGINWDQTLFWDVYYIKGAFLDADKAVEVISGIKTLENRMLSKCINTLVFSEFLNSHPMINVNSHGLKDHPNRDLCEKTLYLGLPSALFSIDMEQASLPREAFVRFFDALEPVFGHMVSLGQSNTLVLCPALTSHSELDEQAQIEAKIHLTTIRIAMGDENPRDLINHFRDCAKLHIDPVSAGFSDAFMAGEKVEELIRNVHLSVHEQHLKHQ, encoded by the coding sequence ATGACAACAAACCCTTCTGTTTCACTTTTGAAAACATTATCACCGATTCGAAATTCAACCGAGTGCCAGGAGGCACCCGAACTGGCGAAAGAACAGTTACTGCACTTTGGCATAAAGCCCGGCTCAGAGTACGGTCAGGCACTGCTGAAGGCCACCACTCATCTGTATCAAACCTTTGGTGAACTAAACCAGGTTGAAGCCCTGAACAACACCCTCGACAGTTTGCCACAAACTGACCGCATCAGTTACTTCAATGCTAAAAAATTCCTGTGCTTCCAGCTGGCCAAGCTGATTGATACCCTGCAACCCAGCCTCAGAGCCAGTTATCAGGCTTTGAATATGGATATCAGTAGCCGGGCCGTCAAAGGTGACTACCCGCTATTTGCCAATGTCGGCGCACTGTTTTCCGCCACCCCGGCCATTGTTCGCACCGCTACTTATTTATACGCTTGTACCGAGTGGGTGGAAGACGCTTTTAAAGGCATGGAAAGCTCACACCCGATATACTCCCGCCTGCTGAACCCAACCTCTATTTCGCTGGCCAATACCATTGTCACGCTGGAAGCAGGGAAGTATGCCGCAGACTACATGGCGTGGAATTTCAACAGCGGTATGGCTGCCATTGATGGCCTGCTCGGCAACCAGTTGCGCCATGGCGATATTCTGCTGGCGTCCCGCAATGTCTATGGTGGCACTTTTCAGCTCATCAAGGATTTTTACGCACGAACTGACCGCCTGGATATTCAGCTGGAATGGTTTGACGGTTACACCGGTGATGAATTTGCAGAGCGCATGGAAGCCGTTCGCCGTCAGCACCAGCAGGCGCTTAACGAAGGCAAGCGCCTGTTTGTTTATCTGGAATCTCCCTGCAACCCTCACGGTTATGTGCTGGATGTTCCGGAAATATGCCGTATCAGCCACCAGCATAATCATCTGGTTATGCTTGATTCAACACTGGCAACACCGTTCCTTAGCCGCCCCCTGCGCCACCCAGACAAAACCTGTCGTCCGGACTGGGTCATTCACAGCTATACCAAGGACATCTCCGGCGGGGGCTCCACCACGGCTGGCGGGGTGATTGGCGAGTCTTTCCGGATGTTCCTTCCCAAAGGCCAACAGCATAATGGCATTAACTGGGATCAGACCCTGTTCTGGGATGTGTACTACATCAAAGGCGCTTTCCTGGACGCAGACAAAGCCGTTGAGGTGATCAGTGGCATTAAAACCCTGGAAAACCGGATGCTGAGCAAGTGCATCAACACGCTGGTGTTTTCCGAGTTCCTGAACAGTCATCCGATGATCAATGTCAACAGCCACGGCCTGAAAGATCATCCAAACCGGGATCTGTGTGAAAAGACCCTGTATCTTGGCCTGCCCAGTGCCCTGTTCAGCATTGATATGGAACAGGCCAGCTTGCCAAGAGAAGCTTTTGTTCGCTTCTTCGATGCTCTGGAGCCCGTATTTGGGCACATGGTCAGTCTTGGGCAGAGCAATACGCTGGTACTCTGCCCGGCTCTGACCTCCCACTCCGAGCTGGATGAACAGGCCCAGATTGAGGCAAAAATTCACCTGACCACCATCCGTATTGCCATGGGCGATGAAAACCCCAGAGACCTGATCAACCATTTCAGGGATTGTGCAAAGCTGCATATTGATCCGGTGTCAGCGGGTTTTTCCGATGCGTTTATGGCCGGTGAAAAGGTGGAGGAGCTGATCAGAAATGTTCACCTGTCGGTGCATGAACAACATTTGAAGCATCAGTAA
- a CDS encoding DUF1315 family protein, which translates to MQLKDFLEMMNPDLYQVLKQSVELGCWPDGRRLSEQEREASLQALIAWEFEHLPEEQRTGYMPVSCKSRQTPAQAEDEPASILRFRDT; encoded by the coding sequence ATGCAGTTAAAGGACTTTCTTGAAATGATGAATCCTGATCTTTATCAGGTATTGAAACAGTCGGTTGAGTTAGGATGCTGGCCCGATGGCAGAAGGCTGTCCGAACAGGAACGCGAGGCCAGCCTTCAGGCATTGATTGCCTGGGAGTTTGAGCATCTGCCCGAAGAGCAGCGTACTGGTTATATGCCGGTCAGTTGTAAAAGCCGTCAGACACCGGCGCAAGCAGAGGACGAGCCTGCCAGTATCCTGCGATTCAGGGATACCTGA
- a CDS encoding NAD(+) kinase produces MEPFKRIGVTGRQGRSHIEKTLQRLTDFLQQRGIEVLLDESIAYLLPGHPYKMCARADMGQCCDLVIVVGGDGSLLGAARDMVPHGVPLLGVNLGRLGFLTDILPDELESQLEEVLQGKHRLVHRFLLDASVIRDGKTIGKADALNDVVLHPGQSTRIIEFELYIDNQFVYRQRSDGLIIATPTGSTAYALSGGGPIMHPKLDAIVLVPMYPHMLTNRPLVVDGNSEMQLVVHPDNTIHPVVSCDGQVEINLQPGDIISISKKPEPLKLLHPVNHNFYEGCRSKLRWHPHEITVDED; encoded by the coding sequence ATGGAACCATTCAAGCGTATCGGGGTAACCGGCCGTCAGGGACGATCTCATATAGAAAAGACCCTGCAACGCCTGACCGACTTTCTGCAGCAGCGGGGCATTGAGGTCCTGCTGGACGAGTCTATTGCCTATCTGTTACCCGGGCATCCTTACAAAATGTGCGCCCGGGCTGATATGGGGCAGTGCTGTGATCTGGTCATTGTGGTCGGGGGGGATGGCAGCCTGTTAGGCGCTGCCAGAGACATGGTGCCCCACGGCGTACCACTGCTTGGGGTAAACCTTGGGCGGCTGGGCTTTCTGACAGACATTCTGCCTGACGAACTGGAATCTCAGCTCGAAGAGGTATTGCAGGGAAAACACCGTCTTGTACACCGTTTTCTTCTGGACGCCAGTGTTATCCGCGATGGCAAAACCATCGGAAAAGCTGATGCCCTTAACGATGTGGTGCTGCATCCGGGGCAGTCAACCCGGATTATTGAGTTTGAGCTGTATATTGATAACCAGTTTGTCTACCGTCAGCGTTCAGACGGACTGATTATTGCTACTCCGACCGGATCGACGGCTTATGCGTTATCCGGTGGTGGTCCCATCATGCACCCCAAGCTGGATGCGATTGTTCTGGTACCCATGTATCCACACATGCTGACCAACCGCCCACTGGTGGTCGATGGCAACAGTGAGATGCAACTGGTGGTTCACCCTGACAACACGATTCATCCTGTGGTCAGCTGCGACGGGCAGGTCGAGATTAATCTGCAGCCGGGCGATATTATTTCCATCAGTAAAAAGCCGGAGCCTCTGAAACTGTTGCATCCGGTCAATCATAATTTTTATGAAGGCTGCCGTTCCAAACTGAGATGGCATCCCCATGAAATAACCGTTGATGAAGACTAA
- a CDS encoding C2H2-type zinc finger protein: protein MARFFSEYPAIEPRGQVTTRSLSRTCYSADNTSCQLRIDTKSDALLAFSIEGPVIPPAPLNGDLVLNKEELEDFYTSREVKEIIKKLSEQKQRADNIKREAGQRCQQQRSTLTPLHIRWQCNDKDESPDYCSVYFGTHKEAKEDYDEGELLQPFEEDTAEEDQSQVDDLHDTPELKVAEVISNNTIVCKFPDMGCHPIPANPNTPWYSSPSENSDDDESEDDEPEAGKGSPDEGSGNTQQGVNQCHKHLLCSGQPCRFKVVVAPAESTEPNMEPPAKSVKIKLSNESQNEWCDSTTSQSTNRQTVNTEFLCSECSPPRNFRNQNSLSSHTSQCHTGEKTCPYCQKTLPNAQTLYSHKRKDHTGEQNCPHCQKTLPNKKALSDHKIKEHTGEKTCPYCQKTLPNKKALSDHKRIHRKRKPNDVGQSD, encoded by the coding sequence ATGGCAAGATTTTTCAGTGAATACCCAGCCATAGAACCCAGGGGGCAGGTCACAACCCGTTCTCTCTCAAGAACTTGTTACTCTGCTGACAATACTTCCTGCCAACTGCGGATTGACACCAAATCCGATGCGCTATTGGCGTTCAGTATTGAAGGTCCTGTGATACCCCCCGCCCCGCTGAATGGTGACCTTGTACTGAATAAGGAAGAGTTAGAAGATTTTTACACTTCGAGGGAGGTTAAAGAGATTATTAAAAAACTGTCTGAACAAAAACAGCGGGCAGATAATATCAAAAGGGAAGCAGGACAACGCTGTCAGCAGCAGCGGTCGACACTCACGCCCTTGCACATCCGGTGGCAATGTAACGATAAGGATGAATCACCGGATTATTGCAGTGTCTATTTTGGAACCCACAAGGAGGCTAAAGAAGACTACGATGAAGGTGAGCTGCTACAGCCTTTTGAGGAAGATACCGCAGAAGAAGATCAAAGTCAGGTTGATGACCTGCACGATACGCCGGAATTGAAAGTCGCGGAGGTGATATCCAACAACACTATTGTCTGTAAATTCCCCGATATGGGCTGTCATCCGATACCGGCAAATCCAAATACTCCCTGGTATAGCTCCCCATCGGAAAACTCTGATGACGATGAATCTGAGGATGATGAACCTGAGGCTGGCAAGGGTAGTCCAGACGAAGGTTCTGGCAATACACAGCAAGGTGTTAATCAGTGCCATAAACACCTACTCTGCTCTGGACAGCCCTGCAGGTTTAAGGTAGTTGTTGCCCCTGCTGAAAGCACCGAGCCAAATATGGAACCTCCTGCCAAAAGTGTAAAAATCAAACTCTCTAATGAGTCCCAAAATGAATGGTGTGATTCTACCACTTCTCAAAGTACAAACAGGCAGACAGTAAACACTGAGTTTCTCTGTAGTGAATGTAGTCCACCTCGTAACTTTCGTAACCAAAATTCCCTGTCTTCTCACACAAGTCAATGTCACACCGGAGAGAAAACCTGCCCTTATTGCCAGAAGACCCTGCCAAACGCGCAAACCCTGTACAGTCACAAAAGAAAAGATCACACCGGAGAGCAAAACTGCCCTCATTGCCAGAAGACCCTGCCAAACAAGAAAGCCCTGTCGGATCACAAAATAAAAGAGCACACCGGAGAGAAAACCTGCCCTTATTGCCAGAAGACCCTGCCAAACAAGAAAGCCCTGTCGGATCACAAAAGAATACATCGAAAGCGAAAGCCTAATGATGTAGGCCAGAGTGACTGA
- a CDS encoding DUF1853 family protein, whose protein sequence is MKLSTDLSGTQLSRDLRWIQSSPVLFNDTCHECFASSVLPECSSPLFEPGYALAPEAVAFIRNALGYKRWHLLGIYYETLWHYLLDQHPAIHTLARNLQVQKADHSTLGEFDLIYDNLDTGITTHLELAVKLYLGIPCFSQHSHSSHWHQWVGPGLKDRMDRKLHRLLSHQIRLARTPEGAAAIASLGVARLSRSICLQGYLFYPVHGYCPPPQNCNPDHLKGYWIAESMLSQWLEQQPSELYYFRPAKLRWLASLHESERQKKNDKSSLLQSLSGIRQPQLIIACAEESNGYNEQYRFFVVPDDWQKQAELASEKQQ, encoded by the coding sequence ATGAAGCTATCAACTGACTTATCAGGTACACAACTGTCGAGAGATTTGCGCTGGATTCAAAGCAGCCCTGTGCTTTTTAACGACACCTGTCATGAATGTTTTGCCTCCAGTGTACTGCCTGAATGCAGTTCCCCCCTATTCGAGCCCGGTTATGCATTAGCCCCGGAAGCGGTTGCCTTTATTCGCAACGCCCTTGGGTATAAACGCTGGCACCTGCTGGGTATTTACTATGAAACCCTCTGGCACTATCTGCTGGATCAACACCCGGCCATTCACACTCTGGCCAGAAATCTGCAGGTGCAAAAAGCCGATCATTCGACGCTGGGCGAATTCGATCTTATTTATGACAATCTGGACACAGGCATCACTACTCATCTGGAGCTAGCCGTAAAGCTCTATCTTGGCATTCCCTGCTTCTCACAACACTCCCATTCAAGTCACTGGCACCAGTGGGTTGGCCCGGGTCTGAAAGACCGGATGGACCGAAAGCTCCACCGGCTGCTGAGTCACCAGATCAGACTTGCCCGGACCCCGGAAGGTGCTGCAGCAATTGCGTCACTGGGGGTTGCCCGGCTTTCCCGATCCATCTGCCTTCAGGGGTACCTCTTTTATCCCGTTCACGGCTACTGCCCGCCCCCACAAAACTGCAACCCTGATCATTTAAAAGGTTACTGGATTGCCGAATCGATGCTGAGCCAGTGGCTGGAGCAACAGCCTTCCGAACTCTACTATTTCAGGCCAGCAAAACTAAGGTGGCTGGCCTCACTGCACGAAAGTGAGCGTCAGAAGAAAAACGACAAAAGTAGTCTTTTACAGAGTCTGTCAGGAATCAGGCAGCCTCAGCTGATCATTGCCTGCGCAGAAGAATCAAACGGCTATAACGAACAATATCGTTTTTTTGTGGTTCCCGATGACTGGCAGAAACAGGCAGAGCTTGCCTCAGAAAAACAACAGTGA